The DNA window AATCGAATCGTTTTATTGGTAGACGGCCAAGTAGTAGCAGATGGAACTTTCGAAGAACTAAAAATGCAAAATAAAGAGGGATCACTAGAGGGCATTTTCAATCAATTAACAGGTTTTACTGAGCATGAACAAATTGCGGAGAGGTTTGTCGACCTAGTTAGCGAGGGACATAACAATGGATGATTTTATTTCTCTTCGAATATTAGATCGTTTTAAAGGCGTTTTTCACAAGTTAAATATCGACTATGCCGTTATGAGGAAGATTCTTCAGTTGAAACTTACTATGGATGGTAGAAGAATGCCAGCTATTTTCAGTGGGTCTAAGGTAAAAAAAGAAGGAAATCAGTTTCTAAAATCATTGTGGTTGTACGCTTTTTTTGGACTTCTCTTTTTGACGCCTCTTCTATTTTTAGGAAATGAGTTTCTTTTTTCACTTTCTATTATGTTTAGCGCTTTATTTATTATATTAATGACATCTATGGTTTCTGATTTCTCAGCAGTCTTACTTGATATCCGGGATAAAAATATTCTCCATCCTAAGCCTATTAGCGGAAAAACATTAAATGCAGCGAAAATCGTTCATATTCTGATTTATATGATTCTCTTAACAGGCTCATTTGTAGCAGTCCCTTTCATTGTAAGTATATTTAAGCATGGTATTGTATTTGCGCTCATATTTTTAATAGAAGTTATTCTCATTAGCAGTTTAGCTGTTGTATTAACTGCCTTTATCTATTTATTTATACTTCGATTCTTTAGTGGAGAAAAGCTAAAGGACATTATCAACTATGTGCAAATTATATTAGCAATCGGAATGGCGATTAGTTATCAACTAATCGGTCGTGTATTTGAAATTATTAATATAGAGATTTCATACACCTTTGCTTGGTGGCATATCGCATTACCTCCTATTTGGTTTGCTGCCCCGTTTGAATTGATTCTAAATAAAGATTTCTCTACTCATATTATTGTGTTATCTCTGCTTGCTTTGTTAATTCCAATTATTTCGATTGTACTTTATATTCGACTGATGCCAGCTTTTGAAAGAAATCTATCGAAATTGCAAAGTGATGCCAATAGAAAGAAAAAGAGGAATCGTAAAATCGAGGAGTTTTGGGCGAAGATTTTATGTAGAACGAAAGAAGAACGAACTTTTTATAAGTTTTCTTCTCTCATGTTAAAGGAAGAGAGAGAAATAAAACTAAAAATGTATCCACTGTTAGGCTTTGCGTTTATCTTTCCTTTCATATTTTTGTTTAATAACATAAGAATGGATTCATATGAAGAAGTGATAAAAGGAAATTCATATATGGTTATCTATTTTGGCTTAATAATGATTCCTTCTGTTGTTCAAATGCTCCAGTTCTCTGGTAACTATAAAGGACAATGGATTTTCTATGCGGCTCCTATTCGACATAAAGGACTTGTATATAGCGCAACTTTAAAAGCAAGTATCATTAATTTCTTCATTCCGATTTTACTCTTATTAAGTGTGATATTTCTTTGGATGTTTTCTGTACGAATTTTACTTGATTTGTTTGTTATATTGCTTGTCGCAATAGTTCTGACGCTTATTTCCTTTTTGCTAATTGATAAAGACGTTTATCCTTTTACTCATTCACACGAGCATACGCAAGATGGTAGCACTTTAAAGGTTTTTGGAAGTATGTTAATAGTTGGTTTATTAGCGGGGGTGCATTTTGTGGCTTTGATACTCCCATACGGACTAGTTGTATATGCAATAATCCTTCTTCTTGGACTTATTATCGGGTGGAAAGTGACTTTTTCGAAAAGGTGAGGAAGGAGATGGAAGTATGAAAATCCATACAGAAGATGATATATGTAGATGGATAAAAGCAGATGAATGGATGATGGACTTACTAAAGGCTGCAAAAACATTGGATCTCCCGGATTGGTGGATTTGCGCCGGGTTTGTCCGTTCGAAAATTTGGGATGTGTTACATGATATTGATGAGAGAACCCCAATAGCAGATATTGATGTGATTTATTTTGATCCTACTAACACAAATGAATTAGTGGAAAAGAAATTAGAAGAACAACTACAAAGACGGATGCCTAATATTCCTTGGTCTGTGAAAAATCAAGCAAGGATGCATGTAATAAACAATCTCCCAGCCTATTCCTCTGCAGTTGATGGCATAGCTAATTTCCCAGAGACGGTGACAGCGCTAGGGGTGAAGTTAGACAAAGAAGACAATCTACTATTGACTGCCCCACATGGAATAGAGGATGTCATACATTTTCATGTAAACCCAACACCTAGCTTTCGGATAAATACAGAATTAACAGCTATTTACGAGGAACGAATATTAAAAAAAAATTGGGCAACTATTTGGACAAAGCTTAATATTAAATTTCCAGATGGGGTGAATGAATGAAAAGAATTTTGATTTTATTTACTTTAAGCCTACTATTATTATCTTTATCTGCTTGTAATGAGGAAAATACACTTGCAGGAGCTGAGTTATCAGAACGAGATCAATTATTAATTTCTAGTGTAAGTGATCAATCCTTTGTATTTGATTTTCAGACTGGTGAGGAATTTAAACAAATCACTGTATGGGTGGATAAATATGAATTCGGAGAACTCGTGGATGAGAAAATTATCGAGATGACAACGGATATTGAACATAATGGAACGATTATTTTTACAAATTCTCCAATACCAGATGAACGAAATGAGACGATTTTTACTATAAGCGTCTCAAGTGAAAAAGGGTCAAGTAGTAGTAGAGTGGTGCAAAAGTTTAAAGCACCAGAACAAAGTACATGGGGAAGTAATCAGATGAAAAATATTCCGCTTGAGGAGACTGCGACTTTAGCCAGTATTTCGTATGCAAACGGACAGGGAATGAGTTCACTTTCTTCCGATTTTTATACAAATTTGGATAAGCACTTAAATGAAATCAAAGAATATGATGTGGTATATGTACTCAAAAGTGAATTTCATAAATAATAACACGAAAGAGGTATCTCAAATAAGATAGCTCTTTTGTTATGGCAAAATAATCCTGTACAAGACAAAACAATACCTGAACCACACAATCGGTACATGAAATACAAACAGAAAACGACAAATTAAGTAAAATATCCTCTTATTCGATTCATGTAACCCGCAAACGCTAAGTACGCAAAGAATTTTCTAAAGAGATGAACCGATTGGGCTAATGGTGCATATGATGTTATGACTTGAATACAAGGAGGAAAAAAATGAAACACTTACGACAAATAGTGACAAAAGCTGTTGTGGCTAAAGGGAAAAAGAGAACGGAATCCCGCGAAATTCTTCGACCACCAAATGCGCCATCTAGTATTTTAGGCTGCTGGGTTATTAATCACACTTGTTCGTCCAAGAAAGTTGGGAAATACGTAGAAGTAACTGGAAAATTTGATATCAACGTTTGGTACGCACATCATGACCATTCCAAAACATCTGTTTTTACGGAAACTATTAATTACAAAGACAGAATAAGATTACATTACCGCGATAAAGATTCTACTGGTGGAGAAGTACATGTTCGTGTTATTCAACAGCCAAATTGTACGGAAGCAATTATTATCGCCCATGGAACGCAATTCCAGGTAACGGTAGAAAGAGAGCTACTTGCAGAAGTAGTTGGCGAAACAACCGTAGTTATTCAAGTGCATGATACAGAATTTGAAGAAGAATGGGCAATTAATGAAGAAAGCTCTTCTAGTTCTTCTAGTTCCTCTAGTTCATCAAGCTCCTCTAACGATCAACACGGTTCCTCATCACTTTAACAAAGCCGGCCAGTTCTTCC is part of the Psychrobacillus sp. FSL H8-0483 genome and encodes:
- a CDS encoding nucleotidyltransferase family protein produces the protein MKIHTEDDICRWIKADEWMMDLLKAAKTLDLPDWWICAGFVRSKIWDVLHDIDERTPIADIDVIYFDPTNTNELVEKKLEEQLQRRMPNIPWSVKNQARMHVINNLPAYSSAVDGIANFPETVTALGVKLDKEDNLLLTAPHGIEDVIHFHVNPTPSFRINTELTAIYEERILKKNWATIWTKLNIKFPDGVNE
- the cotE gene encoding outer spore coat protein CotE — protein: MKHLRQIVTKAVVAKGKKRTESREILRPPNAPSSILGCWVINHTCSSKKVGKYVEVTGKFDINVWYAHHDHSKTSVFTETINYKDRIRLHYRDKDSTGGEVHVRVIQQPNCTEAIIIAHGTQFQVTVERELLAEVVGETTVVIQVHDTEFEEEWAINEESSSSSSSSSSSSSSSNDQHGSSSL